The Streptomyces sp. NL15-2K genome contains a region encoding:
- a CDS encoding aminoglycoside phosphotransferase family protein, producing MQHDDEQPLPGGNVSDGVVRVGDTVRRPAGPWAPSVHALLAHLHEVGFSAAPRPLGIDDQGREVLTFMPGHVVWPDRFSLMEPARQLARVARLIRDFHDAVQDFTPPPDAHWQTLIPPEGSDIIAHNDLAPWNLVVADETRWALIDWDAAGPGSLLWDVAYAVHGFIPLSAHPDWQRPDAAERLRVFADAYGLDETERRRLVPLLGRRTRSMHDFLRDQTAQGAQPWARLWAEGHGDAWRNDAEYIEQREDQWIHALLAG from the coding sequence ATGCAGCACGATGATGAACAGCCGTTGCCCGGCGGCAACGTCAGTGATGGTGTCGTTCGCGTCGGAGACACCGTTCGCCGTCCGGCCGGACCATGGGCTCCCTCCGTGCATGCCCTGCTTGCCCACCTGCACGAGGTGGGATTCAGCGCGGCGCCTCGCCCACTCGGTATTGACGATCAAGGGCGTGAGGTCCTGACCTTCATGCCGGGACATGTGGTCTGGCCCGACCGGTTCTCGCTGATGGAACCCGCCCGACAACTGGCTCGCGTCGCACGCCTCATCCGCGACTTCCACGATGCCGTGCAGGACTTCACGCCCCCGCCCGACGCGCACTGGCAGACGCTGATCCCTCCCGAGGGCAGCGACATCATCGCCCATAACGACCTGGCCCCCTGGAACCTCGTGGTCGCAGACGAAACGCGGTGGGCCCTCATCGACTGGGACGCAGCAGGTCCCGGCTCCCTCCTGTGGGATGTCGCATACGCCGTTCACGGATTCATCCCGCTGTCCGCACATCCAGACTGGCAGCGCCCGGACGCGGCGGAACGACTGCGAGTCTTCGCCGACGCGTACGGTCTCGATGAGACCGAACGACGTCGGTTGGTCCCCCTGCTGGGGCGCCGTACCCGTTCCATGCACGACTTCCTGCGAGACCAGACAGCCCAAGGTGCCCAGCCCTGGGCAAGGCTGTGGGCCGAAGGCCACGGTGACGCCTGGCGAAACGACGCCGAATACATCGAGCAACGCGAAGACCAGTGGATACACGCCCTGCTCGCCGGCTGA